In one Arachis duranensis cultivar V14167 chromosome 9, aradu.V14167.gnm2.J7QH, whole genome shotgun sequence genomic region, the following are encoded:
- the LOC107465605 gene encoding auxin-responsive protein IAA16 — MESERDKYSMINFEETELRLGLPGGSNDGESSLRSTCTTTGKRGFSETTPSTVDLKLNLNLSSSCCSSSLNNESVSASSVNVDKNKEKNGGAAAPTSTPPVTRSTDPAKPPAKAQVVGWPPVRSFRKNIVSGQKSNKEEAEKPATTTVGTTATATSAATSGNGGAYVKVSVDGAPYLRKVDLKQYKSYRELSDALAKMFSGTMIEAAVTGPHHECKGNGLFSFNGSDYVPTYEDKDGDWMLVGDVPWEMFVESCKRLRIVKGSEATGLGVPRAAAEEQCKIRS, encoded by the exons ATGGAGTCAGAGCGAGACAAATACAGCATGATAAATTTTGAGGAGACCGAGTTGCGACTCGGTTTGCCGGGTGGGTCGAACGATGGCGAGTCATCACTAAGGAGCACTTGTACTACAACTGGAAAGAGGGGTTTCTCGGAGACTACTCCGTCTACTGTGGATCTAAAGCTGAATCTgaatctttcttcttcttgttgttcttcttctcttaACAATGAATCCGTTTCAGCTTCTTCTGTCAACGTTGACAAGAACAAAGAGAAGAATGGTGGTGCTGCTGCTCCTACTTCTACACCTCCTGTTACTCGTTCTACCGACCCGGCGAAACCACCTGCCAA GGCACAAGTGGTAGGTTGGCCTCCAGTTAGGTCCTTCAGGAAGAACATAGTGAGCGGGCAGAAGAGCAACAAGGAAGAAGCGGAAAAGCCCGCCACCACCACCGTAGGTACAACTGCAACCGCGACCTCCGCGGCAACAAGCGGAAACGGAGGGGCGTACGTGAAGGTGAGCGTGGACGGAGCACCATACTTGAGGAAAGTGGACCTGAAGCAGTACAAGAGCTACAGAGAGCTGTCAGATGCGCTGGCAAAGATGTTCAGTGGCACCATGATAGAGGCAGCTGTCACTGGGCCCCATCACGAGTGCAAAGGAAATGGCCTCTTCAGCTTCAATGGATCTGACTATGTCCCCACTTATGAAGACAAAGACGGTGATTGGATGCTCGTCGGTGACGTTCCCTGGGA AATGTTCGTAGAATCATGCAAGCGCCTTCGCATAGTGAAAGGTTCTGAGGCAACTGGGCTTGGAG TTCCAAGAGCAGCAGCGGAAGAGCAGTGCAAGATCAGAAGCTGA